A genomic window from Lotus japonicus ecotype B-129 chromosome 1, LjGifu_v1.2 includes:
- the LOC130732880 gene encoding uncharacterized protein LOC130732880 translates to MYGTKSKIDLACEYQSQVAVLRPSIHSRRANLTVKFQDLYGFTVEGNVDDVNVLNEVREKVRQQGRVWWALEASKGANWYLHTTIGQGSALTSSLKFSALANAITLKKLIRKGIPPVLRPKVWFSLSGAAKKKSTVPESYYDDLTKAVDGKVTPATRQIDHDLPRTFPGHPWLDTTEGHSALRRVLVAYSFRDSDVGYCQGLNYVAALLLLVMKTEEDAFWMLSVLLENVLVSDCYTNNLSGCHVEQRVFKDLLVKKCPRVASHLEALEFDVSLVTTEWFLCLFSKSLPSETTLRVWDVIFYEGAKVIFNVALAIFKMKENELLLTHHVGEVINVLHMTTHHLFDPDDLLTVAFDQIGSMTTNTISKQRKKQEPEVQKELDQRIRKLNSLKGDDK, encoded by the exons TAGCATCCATTCCAGAAGGGCAAATCTGACTGTGAAATTCCAAGACCTTTATGGTTTCACGGTGGAAGGGAATGTGGATGATGTGAATGTGTTGAATGAGGTGAGGGAGAAGGTGAGGCAACAGGGTCGAGTTTGGTGGGCATTGGAGGCCAGCAAAGGTGCAAATTGGTATTTGCATACCACCATTGGCCAAGGGAGTGCCCTCACATCATCATTGAAATTCTCAGCTTTGGCTAATGCTATCACTTTGAAGAAGCTCATCAGGAAGGGGATTCCACCTGTTCTTAGGCCTAAGGTTTGGTTTTCATTGTCAGGGGCTGCTAAGAAAAAGTCCACGGTTCCTGAGAGTTATTATGATGATTTGACAAAAGCAGTGGATGGGAAGGTCACCCCTGCTACAAGACAGATAGATCAT GACCTACCGCGAACCTTCCCTGGTCACCCGTGGTTGGACACTACTGAGGGGCATTCTGCTCTTAGGCGAGTTCTTGTTGCTTATTCTTTCCGCGATTCTGATGTTGGGTATTGTCAG GGATTAAATTACGTTGCAGCATTGTTGTTGCTAGTCATGAAGACTGAAGAAGATGCATTTTGGATGCTTTCTGTCTTGTTGGAAAATGTCCTGGTTAGCGATTGTTACACAAACAACTTATCAGGATGCCATGTTGAACAAAGAGTGTTTAAAGACTTACTTGTTAAAAAGTGCCCAAG GGTTGCAAGTCACTTGGAAGCTTTGGAATTTGATGTTTCTCTTGTGACCACTGAGTGGTTCCTTTGCCTCTTTTCAAAGAGCCTGCCTTCCGAG ACAACTCTACGAGTGTGGGATGTTATTTTCTATGAGGGGGCTAAGGTTATATTTAACGTAGCGTTGGCAATCTTTAAG atgaaggaaaatgaattacTTCTAACCCATCATGTTGGCGAAGTAATCAATGTTCTGCACATGACCACTCATCACCTATTTGATCCAGATGATTTACTGACA GTGGCATTTGATCAGATAGGATCCATGACAACCAACACCATATCAAAGCAAAGGAAGAAACAGGAACCTGAAGTCCAGAAGGAGCTTGATCAGAGGATCAGGAAGCTAAATTCCCTTAAAGGGGATGACAAATAG